The nucleotide window CCTGCTCGACGCCACCCGCGGGCGCCGGCGCGTGCGCGTGCGCGTGGGAGACCGCGAGGTCTCGGTTTCGACCAGCCAGCTCCGACCAGGGCCCGCCGTGGTGAAGGAGTCGGAGACCCGTTCGGGAAACGGTGAACGAACCGTGGCCGCGCCGGGCCCGGAAACGCTCAACGTGATCGGCGCGCGCGTGGACGAGGCGTTGGAGCGCATCGATCGCGCGCTGGATCAAGCCGCGGCTGCGGGCGCTACGCGGCTGCGCGTCCTTCACGGCCACGGCACCGGACGACTCAAGAGCGCGATCCGCACCCACCTCGCCACGTCCCCGTACGTGGAGTCGCACCGGCCCGGCGAGGACGTCGAGGGCGGCGACGCCGCGACGATCGTGGTCTTGAAGTAACGCATCGCCGTCCACACCCGCTGTAGTCCGCGGGGCCGCCGCTGTGTTACGATCTGGAGCGTGAATTCGTCTCGTTGGGGCGTTCACCTGAGCGCCCCAAACGTGTTTCTGGGAGCATGCTGAAGAACTCCATCATCATCAAAGGCGCCCGCGAGCACAATCTCAAAAACCTCGACCTGACGATCCCGCGCGACCGATTGGTGGTGATCACCGGGTTGTCGGGCTCCGGCAAATCCTCGCTCGCGTTCGACACCATTTTCGCTGAGGGGCAACGCCGCTACGTGGAGTCGCTCTCCGCCTATGCGCGCCAGTTCCTCCAGCAGATGGACAAACCCGACGTGGACTCCATCGAGGGGTTGTCGCCCGCCATTTCCATCGAGCAAAAGACCACGAGCAAGAACCCCCGCTCCACCGTAGGCACCGTGACCGAGATTTACGACTATTTCCGGCTGCTGTTCGCACGCGTGGGCACGCCCACGTGTCATCGCTGCGGGCGGCCCATCGCCGCCCAAACCGTGTCGCAGATGGTGGACGCGGTGATGGCGCTCCGCGCGGGCGCCAAGATCCAGGTGCTGGCCCCGATCGTCCGCGGGCGGAAAGGTGAATACCGCAAAGAGCTCTCGCGCCTGACGCAGAAGGGCTTCGTGCGCGCCCGGGTCGACGGCGCGTGGGTCCAGCTCGAAGACGTAGTCGAGCTGGACAAGAAAAAGGCCCACACGATCGACATCGTGGTGGACCGTCTTGCGGTGAAGCCCGGCATCGAGCGGCGCCTGGCCGATTCGCTGGAAGCGGCGTTGCCGTTGGGCGACGGCGTGGCGATCGTCAACGAGGACGGGAACACGGACCACGTCTTCAGCGAACGCTTGGCGTGCAGCACGTGCGGAGTCAGCTACCCCGAAATCGAGCCCCGCATCTTCTCGTTCAACAGCCCGCACGGCGCCTGTCCGGCGTGCGACGGGCTGGGCGTCAAGGCGGTCTTCGACCCCGGCCGTGTGGTGCCCAACCCGTTACTGTCGCTGCGAGACGGCGCGATCCGACCGTGGCTGCGTCGCACCTCCGGCTACTATGACGATCTGCTGGAAGCCGTGGCGCGACACTACGGGTTCTCGGTCCGCGCCCCGTTCGCCGACCTCTCGCCCGCGCAGCGACAGGTGATCCTGTACGGGTCGGGCGCCGACGCGGTGGAGGGCTGGATCGAAAAAGACGGCCGACGCCATCCGGTTCGTCGCCCGTTCGAGGGTGTTATTCCCAATCTGGATCGACGGTATCGTGAGACCGAGTCCACGCTGCTGCGGAGCGAGTTGGAGGAGTTCATGACCGAGCAGCCCTGCCCGGCGTGTCAGGGCGCCCGGCTCAAACCCGCGAGCCTGGCGGTGAAGGTCGGCGGGTTGTCGATCGCGGAGGTCACCCGGCTGTCGATTCGAGCGGCCGACCGCTTCTTTCGCGACCTGCGGTTGAACGAGCAGGGCGCCGTCATCGCGCAGCGAGTGCTCAAAGAGATCCGCGAGCGCCTGGGATTTCTGGTCAACGTCGGGGTCGATTATCTGACGCTGGACCGGGCGGCCGCCACGTTGTCGGGCGGGGAGGGACAGCGCATCCGGCTGGCCACCCAGATCGGATCGTCGCTCGTGGGAGTGCTCTACATCTTGGACGAGCCGTCGATCGGATTGCACCAGCGCGACAACCAGCGGCTGCTGGCGGCCTTGCTTCGGCTGCGGGA belongs to Nitrospirota bacterium and includes:
- the uvrA gene encoding excinuclease ABC subunit UvrA, which translates into the protein MLKNSIIIKGAREHNLKNLDLTIPRDRLVVITGLSGSGKSSLAFDTIFAEGQRRYVESLSAYARQFLQQMDKPDVDSIEGLSPAISIEQKTTSKNPRSTVGTVTEIYDYFRLLFARVGTPTCHRCGRPIAAQTVSQMVDAVMALRAGAKIQVLAPIVRGRKGEYRKELSRLTQKGFVRARVDGAWVQLEDVVELDKKKAHTIDIVVDRLAVKPGIERRLADSLEAALPLGDGVAIVNEDGNTDHVFSERLACSTCGVSYPEIEPRIFSFNSPHGACPACDGLGVKAVFDPGRVVPNPLLSLRDGAIRPWLRRTSGYYDDLLEAVARHYGFSVRAPFADLSPAQRQVILYGSGADAVEGWIEKDGRRHPVRRPFEGVIPNLDRRYRETESTLLRSELEEFMTEQPCPACQGARLKPASLAVKVGGLSIAEVTRLSIRAADRFFRDLRLNEQGAVIAQRVLKEIRERLGFLVNVGVDYLTLDRAAATLSGGEGQRIRLATQIGSSLVGVLYILDEPSIGLHQRDNQRLLAALLRLRDLGNSVIVVEHDEETILAADHVIDMGPGAGIHGGAVVAEGPPKAIMAHPGSLTGRYLTRERVIALPPRLRPTDRSLTIEGASEHNLKDLTVSIPLGLLTCVTGVSGSGKSTLVIDILYKTLARRLYRAAERPGACRAITGAEALDKVVNVDQSPIGRTPRSNPATYTGVFGFIRDLFAQLPESKARGYKPGRYSFNVKGGRCEACQGDGVIKIEMHFLPDVYVTCGACHGQRYNRETLDVRYKERSIADVLNMTVEQALEFFAAIPAIKHKLDTLRDVGLDYIRLGQAATTLSGGEAQRIKLSKELSRRATGNTLYILDEPTTGLHFADIQRLLDVLNRLVEAGNTVVVIEHNLDVIRNADHVIDLGPEGGDGGGDVVAAGTPHDVSRVARSFTGRFLRRSAAEASPGRVARQIP